A single region of the Streptomyces sp. ITFR-16 genome encodes:
- a CDS encoding discoidin domain-containing protein, with protein sequence MPARPRTGTLLITLLALLASSLVMLTATSARAAESLLSQGRTATDSSHEGAGYAASAAVDGDLTGTRWASQWSDPQWLQVDLGATADLSRVVLTWESAYGKAYEIQASDNGSDWRTLKTVTNGDGGTDDLAVSGSGRYVRMYGTARAGGYGYSLWEFQVYGTTGGTPPATGGAVRVTGSQGNWQLTVDGKPYQVKGLTWGPSVADAARYLPDLKSMGVNTIRTWGTDGSSKPLLDEAAANGIRVVSGFWLQPGGGPGSGGCVNYLTDDAYKSSSLTEFAKWVDTYKSHPGVLMWNVGNESVLGLQNCYSGDELERQRNAYTTFVNDVAKKIHTIDPDHPVTSTDAWTGAWPYYKRNAPDLDLYSVNSYGDICGVRGAWESGGYNKPYIITEGGPAGEWEVPDDANGVPDEPTDVQKAEGYTKAWNCITAHQGVALGATLFHYGTEHDFGGVWFNLVPDGKKRLSYYALKKAYKGSTAGDNTPPVISNMTVQNAGGAPAGKEFTVGADIRDPDNDALTYKIYLSGNYATGDKGLVEATWRSTGNGTFAVTAPERLGVWKVYIQAEDGHGNAGIETKSVKVVVPPVGGTNLALGRPTTATSAQAGSSGCPCTAAMATDGRMDTRWASDWSDPQSIQVDLGERKSFRHLQLVWDPAYAKSYEVLVSDDGSSWRSVYSTTSGNGDADDLDIAQTARYVKLSLTQRGTAWGYSLWEFGVYS encoded by the coding sequence ATGCCCGCGAGACCGCGAACGGGCACGCTGCTGATCACGCTTCTCGCCCTTCTCGCGTCGTCGCTCGTGATGCTCACGGCGACGTCCGCCCGGGCGGCGGAATCCCTGCTGTCGCAGGGGAGGACCGCCACCGACTCCTCGCACGAGGGAGCCGGCTACGCGGCGTCCGCCGCCGTCGACGGAGACCTGACCGGCACCCGCTGGGCCAGTCAATGGAGCGACCCGCAGTGGCTCCAGGTGGACCTGGGCGCCACCGCGGACCTCAGCAGGGTCGTGCTGACCTGGGAGTCCGCCTACGGCAAGGCGTACGAGATCCAGGCCTCGGACAACGGCTCCGACTGGCGCACCCTGAAGACTGTGACCAACGGCGACGGCGGCACGGACGACCTGGCCGTCTCCGGCTCCGGACGGTACGTCAGGATGTACGGCACCGCCCGCGCCGGCGGATACGGCTACTCCCTCTGGGAGTTCCAGGTCTACGGCACCACCGGCGGCACACCCCCGGCCACCGGCGGAGCGGTCCGCGTCACCGGGTCGCAGGGCAACTGGCAGCTGACCGTGGACGGCAAGCCGTACCAGGTCAAGGGCCTGACCTGGGGGCCGTCCGTCGCCGACGCGGCCCGCTATCTGCCCGACCTGAAGTCCATGGGCGTCAACACCATCCGCACCTGGGGGACCGACGGCTCCTCCAAGCCGCTCCTCGACGAGGCGGCGGCCAACGGGATCCGGGTGGTCAGCGGCTTCTGGCTCCAGCCGGGCGGCGGGCCGGGCAGCGGCGGATGCGTCAACTACCTGACGGACGACGCGTACAAGTCGTCCTCGCTCACCGAGTTCGCCAAGTGGGTCGACACATACAAGAGCCACCCCGGCGTGCTCATGTGGAACGTCGGCAACGAGTCGGTCCTCGGGCTGCAGAACTGCTACAGCGGCGACGAGCTGGAGCGGCAGCGCAACGCCTACACCACCTTCGTCAACGACGTGGCGAAGAAGATCCACACCATCGACCCGGACCACCCGGTGACCTCGACCGACGCCTGGACGGGCGCCTGGCCGTACTACAAGCGAAACGCCCCCGACCTCGACCTGTACTCGGTCAACTCCTACGGCGACATCTGCGGGGTGCGCGGCGCCTGGGAGTCCGGCGGCTACAACAAGCCCTACATCATCACCGAGGGCGGACCGGCCGGTGAGTGGGAGGTGCCGGACGACGCCAACGGCGTCCCGGACGAGCCCACCGACGTGCAGAAGGCCGAGGGGTACACCAAGGCCTGGAACTGCATCACCGCCCACCAGGGCGTCGCGCTGGGCGCCACCCTCTTCCACTACGGCACGGAGCACGACTTCGGCGGCGTCTGGTTCAACCTGGTGCCGGACGGCAAGAAGCGGCTCTCGTACTACGCCCTGAAGAAGGCGTACAAGGGCTCCACCGCCGGCGACAACACCCCGCCCGTCATCAGCAACATGACGGTCCAGAACGCGGGCGGGGCTCCTGCCGGCAAGGAGTTCACCGTCGGCGCGGACATCCGGGACCCGGACAACGACGCCCTCACGTACAAGATCTATCTCAGCGGCAACTACGCCACCGGTGACAAGGGCCTGGTCGAGGCCACCTGGCGGTCCACCGGCAACGGCACCTTCGCGGTGACGGCGCCGGAGCGGCTCGGGGTGTGGAAGGTCTACATCCAGGCCGAGGACGGCCACGGCAACGCCGGCATCGAGACCAAGTCGGTCAAGGTCGTGGTGCCCCCGGTCGGCGGCACCAACCTGGCCCTCGGCCGGCCCACCACCGCCACCTCCGCGCAGGCCGGCAGCAGCGGCTGCCCCTGCACCGCCGCGATGGCGACCGACGGCAGGATGGACACCCGGTGGGCCAGCGACTGGAGCGACCCGCAGTCGATCCAGGTCGACCTGGGGGAGCGCAAGTCCTTCCGCCACCTCCAGCTGGTGTGGGACCCGGCGTATGCCAAGTCCTACGAGGTGCTGGTCTCGGACGACGGCAGCTCCTGGCGCTCGGTGTACTCCACCACCAGCGGCAACGGTGACGCCGACGACCTCGACATCGCGCAGACCGCCCGCTATGTGAAGCTCAGCCTCACCCAGCGGGGCACGGCCTGGGGCTACTCGCTCTGGGAGTTCGGCGTCTACAGCTGA
- a CDS encoding YkvA family protein, with product MDTTTWIIVIAVLVLLTAGVACVLVVRVFRARKLLVDAGIPLHNKALVWAAVLYTVSPVDLLPDPIYLDDIGFLLMALHSLHAAARAAGIGTGGGEGRPLEKAEPTGRSVP from the coding sequence ATGGACACCACGACCTGGATCATCGTCATCGCGGTGCTCGTGCTGCTCACCGCGGGTGTCGCCTGCGTCCTCGTGGTGCGGGTCTTCCGGGCCAGGAAGCTGCTGGTCGACGCGGGTATCCCGCTCCACAACAAGGCCCTGGTCTGGGCGGCGGTGCTCTACACCGTCTCGCCGGTCGACCTGCTGCCCGACCCCATCTATCTGGACGACATCGGCTTTCTGCTGATGGCGCTGCATTCGCTGCACGCCGCGGCCCGGGCCGCCGGTATCGGCACCGGCGGCGGCGAGGGCCGGCCGCTGGAGAAGGCGGAGCCGACCGGCCGCTCCGTGCCGTAG
- a CDS encoding WhiB family transcriptional regulator: MENWRMHAACRDEDPDLFFPIGSTGPALVQTEDAKAVCRGCPVQEECLRWALENGQDTGVWGGLGEAERRALKRRSRRQAQHRSG; this comes from the coding sequence ATGGAGAACTGGCGCATGCACGCGGCCTGCCGCGACGAGGACCCCGACCTCTTCTTCCCCATCGGCAGCACCGGCCCGGCGCTGGTGCAGACCGAGGACGCCAAGGCGGTGTGCCGGGGCTGCCCCGTACAGGAGGAGTGTCTGCGATGGGCGCTGGAGAACGGGCAGGACACCGGGGTGTGGGGCGGACTGGGCGAGGCCGAGCGCCGGGCGCTGAAGCGCCGCAGCCGCCGGCAGGCCCAGCACCGGTCCGGCTGA
- a CDS encoding TetR/AcrR family transcriptional regulator, with translation MIGEERRGYAKGRAKRVQILDQAMALFGEVGYRGASLRVIATRCGLSHPGLLHHFPTKESLLLAVLEHRDEVDGQWLEAGRPTGLDRLRRLVELAELNARRRGIVELFCVLSAEATSGDHPAHSYFVERYRTSVLTTAVSYAEARDEGVLREGITPDEAAQQLIALMDGLQTQWLLSGCATDMAGVLRAHVQAQLTVPL, from the coding sequence ATGATCGGCGAGGAGCGGCGCGGCTACGCGAAGGGCCGGGCCAAACGCGTACAGATCCTCGACCAGGCCATGGCCCTGTTCGGCGAAGTCGGCTACCGGGGAGCCTCGTTGCGGGTCATCGCCACCCGCTGCGGCCTCTCGCACCCCGGGCTGCTGCACCACTTCCCGACCAAGGAGTCACTGCTGCTCGCGGTGCTCGAACACCGCGACGAGGTGGACGGGCAGTGGCTCGAAGCCGGCCGCCCCACCGGCCTCGACCGGCTGCGCCGGCTCGTCGAACTGGCCGAGCTGAACGCCCGGCGCCGGGGGATCGTCGAGCTGTTCTGCGTCCTGTCCGCCGAGGCGACATCGGGCGACCACCCGGCCCACTCCTACTTCGTGGAGCGCTACCGGACCTCCGTCCTGACCACCGCCGTCTCCTACGCGGAGGCCCGGGACGAGGGCGTGCTGCGCGAGGGGATCACCCCCGACGAGGCCGCCCAGCAACTGATCGCGCTGATGGACGGCCTCCAGACGCAGTGGCTCCTCAGCGGCTGCGCGACCGACATGGCGGGGGTGCTGCGCGCGCACGTACAGGCGCAGTTGACCGTCCCGCTCTGA
- a CDS encoding glycoside hydrolase family 3 N-terminal domain-containing protein has product MGSSLPYLDPALSVPERVADLIGRMTLPEKVGQMLQLSAKDGVRHHIEDMHAGSILHASPDRVLEAAELTGRTRLRIPLLVAEDCIHGHSFWEGATIYPTQLGMAASWDPELVERVARATAVEVAATGVHWTFSPVLCIARDLRWGRVSETFGEDPFLIGELASAMVRGYQGDGLDDPTAVLACAKHFAGYSETQGGRDASEADISRRKLRSWFLPPFERVAREGCRTFMLGYQSMDGVPVTVNNWLLNEVLRGEWGYTGTLVTDWDNVGRMVWEQQVYADYAQAAAAAVRAGNDMVMTTPNFFDGAQEAVAAGTLDEADIDAAVARILTLKFELGLFENPRHPDSARQAEVIGSADHAALNLEVARRSLVLLTNDGALPLAGGFEAGADGRAVAGEDSGPRTVAVIGPNADDPDTQLGDWAGASGQADWLPDGHPRAMIRTVLDGFREHVPEGWSVTHARGADILTVGPDPEGAFFPDGQPRPEIVVPAEPSEALIAEAVAAAEAADHVVAVVGDRIELVGEGRSTATLELIGGQIALLDALAATGKPFVVVVISSKPLVLPPSAHRASAIVYAFNPGMLGGRAIAELALGLVEPSGRLPLSFARHAGQQPTYYNQLRGQHGTRYADLTQSPAFVFGEGLSYTTVEYSGLEVLTDVLGAGDTLRARVVVRNTGDRPALETVQVYVSDTVTSVTWAEKELKTYRQLPLAPGESREVAIELPVAACSLVDAEGRRIVEPGAFELLVGPSSRDDALLRAGFTVKS; this is encoded by the coding sequence GTGGGCTCCTCCCTGCCCTATCTCGACCCCGCGCTGTCCGTCCCGGAGCGCGTCGCCGACCTGATCGGCCGGATGACGCTGCCCGAGAAGGTCGGCCAGATGCTCCAGCTGAGCGCCAAGGACGGCGTACGGCACCACATCGAGGACATGCATGCGGGCTCGATCCTGCATGCCTCCCCCGACCGCGTGCTGGAGGCGGCCGAGCTCACCGGACGGACCCGGCTGCGGATCCCGCTGCTGGTCGCGGAGGACTGCATCCATGGCCACTCGTTCTGGGAGGGGGCCACGATCTACCCCACCCAGCTGGGTATGGCCGCGAGCTGGGACCCCGAGCTGGTGGAGCGCGTCGCGCGGGCGACGGCGGTCGAGGTCGCCGCGACCGGTGTCCACTGGACGTTCTCCCCGGTCCTGTGCATCGCCCGGGACCTGCGCTGGGGCCGGGTGAGCGAGACGTTCGGCGAGGACCCCTTCCTCATCGGCGAGCTCGCCTCGGCGATGGTGCGCGGATACCAGGGCGACGGACTCGACGACCCGACGGCGGTCCTGGCCTGCGCCAAGCACTTCGCCGGCTACTCCGAGACCCAGGGCGGCCGGGACGCGAGCGAGGCAGACATCTCCCGCCGCAAGCTGCGCTCCTGGTTCCTCCCGCCGTTCGAGCGGGTCGCCAGGGAGGGCTGCCGTACGTTCATGCTGGGCTACCAGTCGATGGACGGCGTCCCGGTCACGGTCAACAACTGGCTGCTGAACGAGGTGCTGCGCGGCGAGTGGGGCTACACCGGCACGCTGGTGACCGACTGGGACAACGTCGGCCGCATGGTGTGGGAGCAGCAGGTGTACGCGGACTACGCGCAGGCGGCGGCCGCCGCGGTCCGTGCGGGCAACGACATGGTGATGACGACGCCGAACTTCTTCGACGGCGCCCAGGAGGCCGTCGCGGCGGGCACGCTGGACGAGGCGGACATCGACGCGGCGGTCGCGCGCATCCTGACGCTCAAGTTCGAGCTGGGCCTGTTCGAGAACCCGCGCCACCCCGACAGCGCCCGGCAGGCGGAGGTCATCGGCAGTGCGGACCACGCGGCGCTGAACCTCGAAGTGGCCCGCCGCTCGCTGGTGCTGCTGACCAATGACGGCGCCCTGCCGCTGGCCGGCGGCTTCGAGGCCGGTGCGGACGGCCGGGCGGTCGCCGGCGAGGACTCCGGGCCGCGCACGGTCGCCGTCATCGGGCCCAACGCCGACGACCCGGACACCCAGCTCGGGGACTGGGCGGGGGCGTCGGGCCAGGCGGACTGGCTGCCGGACGGCCACCCGCGCGCCATGATCCGTACCGTGCTCGACGGGTTCCGGGAACATGTCCCCGAGGGCTGGAGCGTCACGCACGCACGCGGCGCCGACATCCTCACCGTGGGACCGGACCCCGAGGGCGCCTTCTTCCCCGACGGGCAGCCGAGGCCCGAGATCGTCGTCCCGGCCGAGCCCTCCGAGGCGCTGATCGCCGAGGCCGTCGCCGCTGCGGAGGCCGCCGACCACGTCGTCGCGGTCGTGGGTGACCGCATCGAGCTGGTCGGCGAGGGCCGGTCGACCGCGACCCTGGAGCTGATCGGCGGCCAGATCGCGCTGCTGGACGCCCTCGCCGCGACGGGCAAGCCGTTCGTGGTGGTGGTCATCAGCTCCAAGCCGCTGGTGCTGCCGCCCTCGGCGCACCGCGCCTCGGCAATCGTGTACGCCTTCAACCCGGGCATGCTCGGCGGCCGGGCCATCGCCGAACTGGCCCTCGGACTCGTCGAGCCGTCCGGGCGGCTGCCCCTCTCCTTCGCCCGGCACGCGGGGCAGCAGCCGACGTACTACAACCAGCTGCGCGGCCAGCACGGTACGCGGTACGCGGATCTGACGCAGAGCCCGGCGTTCGTGTTCGGCGAGGGCCTCAGCTACACCACGGTCGAGTACAGCGGTCTGGAGGTGCTGACCGACGTCCTCGGCGCGGGCGACACCCTGCGGGCGCGCGTCGTCGTCCGCAACACCGGTGACCGGCCCGCCCTGGAGACGGTCCAGGTGTACGTCAGCGACACGGTCACCTCGGTGACCTGGGCGGAGAAGGAGCTGAAGACGTACCGTCAGCTCCCGCTCGCTCCCGGCGAGTCGCGCGAGGTCGCCATCGAGCTGCCGGTCGCCGCGTGCAGCCTGGTGGACGCCGAGGGCCGCCGGATCGTCGAACCGGGCGCGTTCGAGCTGCTCGTCGGCCCCTCGTCGCGCGACGATGCGCTGCTCCGGGCGGGCTTCACCGTCAAGAGCTGA